Proteins encoded by one window of Chondromyces crocatus:
- a CDS encoding protoporphyrinogen/coproporphyrinogen oxidase, with protein MTRLRTRTPVAILGAGLTGLSAAHHLREAGIPFRIFERLSHAGGHAITLEEEGYRFDRTGHLLHLRDPGLRRLALGWMGPEHLEIERQSRIWSHGVYTRYPFQANTWGLPPEVAYECLLGFIRAQQEAHATPPPRNFEEFCRLHFGEGISRHFMLPYNTRLWGVPPTEITADWCSRFVPLPKLEDVVAGAVGLQGRELGYNARFIYPKRGIGQLVEGMVAALPPDGLHAGIELGREPLAVDHHAKELVFEDEVVRYDVLLSSAPLPVLVGLLRDAPAAVAEAAGRLRCTHLYYLDLALDAPCGQPLHWVYVPEAKYPFYRVGCYSNFSPEMAPEGKANLYVELADRSPPALDGLLPEVAAGLEEMGLIAGPEAIRFARTRRIDHAYVVFDHAYYPSLEQVRPFLEAHQILSAGRYGAWNYSSMEDALRFGREAAQEAAVRLGGGR; from the coding sequence ATGACCCGACTCAGAACCCGCACCCCTGTGGCCATCCTCGGCGCCGGGCTGACCGGCCTGTCAGCCGCCCATCACCTGAGGGAGGCCGGTATTCCCTTCCGCATCTTCGAGCGGCTGTCCCACGCCGGAGGGCATGCGATCACCCTCGAAGAGGAAGGCTACCGGTTCGACCGGACAGGGCATTTGCTCCACTTGCGTGACCCGGGACTCCGACGCCTGGCCCTCGGGTGGATGGGTCCGGAGCATCTGGAAATCGAGCGCCAGTCCCGGATCTGGTCCCACGGCGTCTACACCCGCTACCCCTTTCAGGCGAACACCTGGGGCTTGCCGCCCGAGGTGGCGTACGAGTGCCTGCTGGGCTTCATCCGCGCCCAGCAGGAGGCCCACGCCACACCGCCTCCTCGCAACTTCGAGGAGTTCTGTCGGCTGCACTTCGGCGAGGGGATCAGCCGCCATTTCATGCTCCCTTACAACACGAGGCTCTGGGGGGTCCCCCCCACCGAGATCACCGCCGACTGGTGCTCACGGTTCGTTCCTCTGCCCAAGCTCGAGGACGTCGTGGCCGGGGCGGTCGGCTTGCAGGGTCGAGAACTCGGCTACAACGCGCGCTTCATCTATCCGAAGCGAGGGATCGGACAGCTCGTCGAGGGCATGGTCGCCGCGCTGCCCCCGGACGGGCTTCATGCTGGCATCGAGCTGGGGCGCGAGCCGCTCGCCGTGGATCATCACGCCAAGGAGCTCGTGTTCGAGGACGAGGTGGTGCGTTACGACGTGCTGCTCTCCTCGGCGCCCTTGCCCGTCCTCGTGGGCTTGCTCCGGGATGCGCCGGCGGCCGTCGCCGAAGCGGCGGGGCGCCTGCGATGCACCCACCTCTACTACCTCGATCTCGCGCTCGATGCGCCGTGCGGGCAGCCCTTGCACTGGGTCTATGTCCCCGAGGCGAAATACCCATTTTACCGGGTCGGCTGTTACTCGAACTTCTCTCCAGAGATGGCGCCCGAGGGGAAGGCCAACCTGTACGTCGAGCTGGCCGATCGTTCCCCGCCCGCTCTCGACGGCTTGCTCCCCGAGGTGGCGGCGGGTCTCGAGGAGATGGGGCTGATCGCGGGCCCAGAGGCCATCCGCTTCGCGCGCACGAGGCGCATCGACCACGCCTACGTGGTGTTCGACCATGCCTACTATCCCTCGCTGGAGCAGGTGCGGCCCTTCCTGGAAGCGCACCAGATCCTCTCTGCGGGTCGGTATGGAGCCTGGAACTACTCGTCGATGGAGGACGCGCTGCGGTTCGGCCGCGAAGCCGCCCAGGAAGCCGCGGTCCGTCTCGGAGGCGGACGATGA